A genomic segment from Phragmites australis chromosome 6, lpPhrAust1.1, whole genome shotgun sequence encodes:
- the LOC133921242 gene encoding probable galacturonosyltransferase 9 has translation MAGGRASARRRAVFAAVITLIFLASVSFLLSATATSSAASNSLASRLAVVQRHAEDHTAVLAAYAAHARRLSAASASQTDSFISTSARLSSLASRLSLSTVGLLEKETRGQVKRARALAAGAKEAFDTQSKIHKLSDTVFAVGQHLLRARRAGVLNSRIAAGSTPKSLHCLAMRLLETRLTNASAIPEDSPVPPPQFTDPSLYHYAIFSDNVLAVSVVVASAARAAAEPSRHIFHVVTAPMYLPAFRVWFARCPPPLGAHVQLLAFSDFPFLNASSSPVLKQIEAGNRDVALLDYLRFYLPEMFPALPRVVLLEDDVVVQRDLAGLWRVDMGGNVNTALHTCFGGFRRYGKYLNFSDPIVQERFSPRACAWSYGINVFDLQAWRREQCTEQFHRFMEMNENGTLWDPTSVLPAGLMTFYGKTKPLDKSWHVMGLGYNPHIRPEDIRGAAVIHFNGNMKPWLDVAFNQYKHLWTKYVDTEMEFLTLCNFGL, from the exons ATGGCCGGCGGCCGAGCATCCGCACGGCGTCGCGCGGTGTTCGCGGCCGTGATCACGCTGATCTTCCTCGCCTCCGTCTCTTTCCTCCTGTCTGCCACCGCCACTAGCTCTGCCGCCTCGAACTCCCTGGCCTCCCGCCTGGCCGTCGTCCAACGCCACGCCGAGGACCACACGGCCGTCCTCGCCGCCTACGCGGCACACGCGCGCCGCCTCAGCGCGGCCTCCGCCTCCCAGACGGACTCCTTCATCTCCACCTCCGCGCGCCTCTCCTCCCTCGCCTcccgcctctccctctccaccgtcGGGCTCCTGGAGAAGGAGACCCGCGGGCAGGTCAAGCGCGCGCGCGCCCTCGCCGCGGGCGCCAAGGAGGCGTTCGACACGCAGTCCAAGATCCACAAGCTCTCCGACACCGTCTTCGCCGTCGGCCAGCATCTCCTCCGCGCCCGCCGCGCGGGCGTCCTCAACTCCCGCATCGCCGCGGGGTCCACGCCCAAGTCCCTCCACTGCCTAGCCATGCGCCTCCTGGAGACCCGCCTCACCAACGCCTCCGCCATCCCCGAGGACTCGCCCGTCCCACCGCCGCAGTTCACCGACCCGTCGCTCTACCACTACGCCATCTTCTCCGACAACGTGCTTGCCGTCTCCGTCGTGGTGGCCTCGGCTGCGCGCGCAGCCGCCGAGCCCTCGCGCCACATCTTCCACGTGGTCACCGCGCCCATGTACCTCCCTGCCTTCCGCGTCTGGTTCGCGCGCTGCCCGCCGCCGCTCGGCGCGCACGTGCAGCTCCTCGCCTTCTCCGACTTCCCCTTCCTGAACGCGTCCTCCTCCCCGGTCCTCAAACAGATCGAGGCCGGGAACAGGGACGTCGCGCTGCTGGACTACCTCCGGTTTTACCTCCCCGAGATGTTCCCGGCGCTGCCGAGGGTGGTGCTCCTGGAGGACGACGTGGTGGTGCAGAGGGACCTGGCCGGGCTGTGGCGCGTCGACATGGGCGGCAACGTGAACACCGCGTTGCACACATGCTTCGGAGGGTTCCGGCGGTACGGCAAGTACCTCAACTTCTCCGACCCCATTGTGCAGGAACGGTTCAGCCCCCGCGCGTGCGCGTGGTCCTACGGCATCAACGTGTTCGACCTCCAGGCGTGGCGACGGGAGCAATGCACCGAGCAGTTCCACCGCTTCATGGAAATG AATGAGAATGGGACGCTCTGGGACCCGACGTCCGTTCTTCCAGCCGGGCTCATGACGTTCTACGGCAAAACGAAGCCGCTGGACAAGTCGTGGCACGTTATGGGGCTCGGGTACAATCCGCACATCAGACCTGAAGACATCCGGGGAGCTGCGGTGATACACTTCAACGGGAACATGAAGCCATGGCTGGACGTCGCGTTCAACCAGTACAAGCATCTCTGGACCAAGTACGTCGACACTGAGATGGAGTTCTTGACGCTCTGCAACTTTGGCCTCTGA
- the LOC133921243 gene encoding putative NAC domain-containing protein 94 yields MDEIRSDDMEKHDEVMLPGFRFHPTDEELVRFYLKRKIQQKSLPIELIRQLDIYKYDPWDLPKLASTGEKEWYFYCPRDRKYRNSTRPNRVTGAGFWKATGTDRPIYSSDGNKCIGLKKSLVFYKGRAAKGVKTDWMMHEFRLPSLTDPSLPQKKPLEKTIPPNDSWAICRIFKKTNSTAQRALSHSWVSPPLSTTNETYVLASQAKQRSQHSSENTSSTMTDIVSSTIQFTGSSYMPSIVTSCHNPLSIIDSSSSSSKPAASMALHPPGAEHQAMSVLSAIPLDFPAGMDIPSMVLNTSPITLQNMDRIPTNIEFGQPQHANSSSSMANRCTVDLPDIGYSINVAPRSINFPFNLQGVLPDDWRMTLPWESLPCTTEVSTNYQSTKCYT; encoded by the exons ATGGATGAGATCCGAAGTGATGATATGGAGAAGCACGATGAAGTTATGTTACCTGGCTTCAGGTTTCATCCAACAGATGAAGAGCTTGTCAGGTTCTACCTCAAAAGAAAAATCCAGCAGAAGTCTCTCCCCATTGAGCTCATCAGGCAGCTGGACATCTACAAGTATGATCCATGGGATCTCCCAA AACTAGCAAGTACTGGAGAGAAGGAATGGTATTTCTATTGTCCAAGGGATAGGAAATACCGGAACAGCACAAGGCCAAACAGGGTAACTGGAGCAGGCTTCTGGAAGGCCACTGGAACTGACAGGCCAATCTACTCTTCCGATGGAAACAAGTGCATAGGCTTGAAGAAATCTCTTGTCTTCTACAAGGGCAGAGCAGCCAAAGGTGTCAAAACTGATTGGATGATGCATGAATTTCGGCTTCCCTCACTCACCGATCCATCATTGCCGCAGAAGAAGCCACTTGAgaagaccattccaccaaat GATTCCTGGGCAATCTGCAGGATTTTCAAGAAAACCAATTCAACAGCGCAGAGAGCGCTCTCTCACTCATGGGTCTCGCCTCCCTTATCCACCACAAATGAAACCTACGTTCTTGCCTCGCAGGCCAAACAGAGAAGTCAGCACAGCTCGGAGAACACATCGTCTACAATGACTGACATCGTCTCCTCCACCATCCAGTTCACCGGCAGCAGTTACATGCCTTCAATAGTTACCTCTTGCCACAATCCTCTGAGCATCAttgacagcagcagcagcagcagcaagccagCTGCATCCATGGCACTGCACCCACCAGGTGCAGAGCATCAAGCCATGAGTGTTCTCTCAGCAATACCACTTGATTTTCCAGCGGGGATGGACATCCCATCAATGGTTCTAAACACATCACCCATTACACTCCAGAACATGGATAGGATCCCGACAAACATTGAGTTTGGCCAACCACAGCAcgccaacagcagcagcagcatggccAACAGATGCACGGTTGATTTGCCTGACATTGGCTATAGTATCAATGTTGCTCCACGGTCAATCAACTTCCCATTCAACCTGCAAGGGGTGCTGCCTGATGACTGGAGGATGACCTTGCCTTGGGAGTCTCTCCCTTGCACAACCGAGGTCTCAACAAATTACCAGTCGACCAAGTGCTATACCTAG